TTGGAGATGCAAGTGGTGTGGGCGTGGCAGCAGCAGCGTTCACTGTCGTGTCGCATTCATCAGGTGTCACCTAAGGCATCGTGGCAGCTAAAGCTCGATTGGCCAAACAAGGCCTCACCATACCACGCCTGGAGTTGGTCGCCTGTCATATGGCAACTAATATGGCCACTAACGTGAGAGAAGCCCTGGAAGGATATCCGGTCGACCAAGTTAACTGTTGGTCAGACAGTACAGTTGCGCTCCACTGGATAAGAGGAGAAGGGGAATACAAGCAGTTTGTGCACAACCGGGTGTGCAAAATTCGAGATAAGAATTGGATAACATGGAGATATGTGCCCACCAAAGAGAATCCAGCAGACCTTGGGAGTCGGGGAGGGCCTGTGCCACAGGACGGGGACTTTTACTAGCATGGTCCGAGATGGCTCTCACACCCAAGTGCTTGACTAGCGGACATAACCATAACCGCCACTGCTGAAATACTGGCTGAAACAAAGACGGTACGAGAGATATTCAATCTCGCTACTGACCAAGACGTGGATGGATTTGATGCAATACTTAACAAGTATGGTCCTTGGCGCGTGTTGCGCATTGGCAGATATGTCGCGAGATTTGTCCATGACACAAAGCGTCCACCTCGTGAAAGAAAAACAGGGCCACTAACCACCGAAGAACTAAGCATTCAAAGAAGATTCTCGGAGAAGAGAGTGCAGTAGGAAGGCGTGAAATTGAAGGATTATGAAAACGACCGCTCGCAGCTTAGCCTACAGTTAAACAACCAACAACTCCTTGAATGCCGGGGAAGGATACAGAGTGTCTACCCAGTGTATCTCCCAGTATAGCAGTCTACACAGAGAAGTTCGTGGAAGAAGCTCATGAATCTACTCTACACGGAGGGACGCAGTTGACAATGGCGAAAGTACGAGAACTGCACTGGGTCCCGCGCCTAAGACGACTAGTGAAGTGTATCGTAAAAAAATGCCCAGGATACAAACGATTCCAGGCCACAGCCCTTACTATACCACCTCCTGAACTGCTACCGCGAGATCTAACCAAAGGATCCACTCTCTTTCAAGTTGTGGGGGTCGGCTATGCTGGCCAAGTTAAGTATAAAGCCACTGAAAGACGCGAAGGAAAAGCCTGCCTTATTCTGTATGCCTGCAGTCTGACAAGGGCACTGTACCTCGACCTGCCGAGGTACAGTGCAGACCGGTGAAATCCTTCTGAGTCTAAAAGGATCAATAACAAGGCGTGGCAGACCAAGTGCGATCTATTCAGACAACGGCAATACTTTCATTGGAGCCGCAGCTTGGATTAAGCAAGTGCAGAACGACAAGAAGCtaaatgatttccttgcacgTCACTAAATCACGTGGAAGCTTAACCTAAGCCGAGCCCACTGGTGGGAGGCCAGTTCGAGCGCATGATATGGCTGGTCGAAACAGCAGTGTGGAAAACTATCGGCAACGCCTGTCTAACCTTTGAGGAGCTGAAAGAAGTCTTTCTAGATGTAGAAATAGCCTTGAATGGTCGCCCATTGTCCTTGGTTGAAGACGACGCACAATTACCAGTCTTGACACCGAATTCCATGCTCTTCAGCCAACCAAATATTCTAGCTGAGATGGAGGTACACTATGAAGAGAACCCACAACTTAGACGGCGAGCGAAATACCTGAGAAAATGCAAAGATGTGATTTGGAACCGCTGGACGAAAGAGTACCTTCGTGGGCTGCGAGAACGTCACACCGTAAAATATAAAGACTTCCTTTGTGGAGTTGAGAAGGGAGATGTGTGCGTTATCAAAGACGACAACAAAGACAGAAATAAGTGGAAGCTTGAGATAGTGGAAGAGCTGGTTGCGGGACGTGACGGGGTCGTGAGAGCTGTGAAGCTTCGAGCAGGCAAGAGCTATCTGGAGAGAGCAGTGCAGTAATTGTACCCACTGGAGCTGTCCTGTGACAAGCCTCGGCAAGTGCTGAAACCTCTACTGAATCCTGAAGCGCTTGCCTTCAGACAAAAGCGGGATGCCACAGTCGCAGCCAGACTACGAGTCCAAAATATTGCTGAACGTGACCAAGACGACTAAGAAACATTGTTTATTTGAAGACTTAATTCGACTGTTAAGAAAGAGGAACATTAACTGATGATTTGAACACTGATTTCCGTCTACTAGGTTTCAATCAGAAGAAATTTAACAACTTTACTCGAATTGTATTTGCTCCCGTGACGGAAGCAAATAGGGGAGTGTGTCGAGATATTTTTAGCTGTATAGTGTGACATTCACTACGATAAGTGATTAGCGTTATGTGATCTCTTTTCTTGTGATTTCAATGTAGACAATAGAACCAATTAATCAGCCCATACATCATCGTTGTCTAGGATTTAGGGTGTGTTGTACGTCAGTGATAAAAGAAAACcggctaaagaatattatctTCTTCTATCAATAAATCGGGACGTGATcagtgaataaggaaaaataaaccGTGAAGTTTGCGAAGAACAGCCTGGTGTTTGGCATTCGCAACAGTACAACTCCTCGCTGTAATCCGCACTTACAAGACAAGCCAACTGTAGGAAAGCCGCCGTTTGAATTTTAAGCAACAAAGATAAACGAATAACTAGATAAAATACGATCTTCGACAACGTATTACAAAATACGAAATAGCCGCTTCCTGAGGCTTATGTAACTACTGTAAGCTATGGCACAGTAAAACACGTGACAAGCGCTCTGTTCGCCGTGACAAACCCAGGAATAAATTTCTTAGGCGATGACATGGAGTGGTTTACACTTTGTTTCAGCCACACAAAAACCGAGTAAGCACTCTCGGAGGATAAAAGAACCCTCTAGGTGCTTGTTGGAGCACTGCAACTGAGGAAAATAATACTTTATTTTTCCATCAATATAATTATTTATTCATCGCAAGGTTTTCGATCACTTATGGTAGATTGAGCTTTACCATGAAGCCTCAAAACTAGGAAAAGTTATATAAGCTGTAAAAAACTTATGAAGCAAAAATTTCAGAACGATCTGAACAAAAACCATAGGACTACAAAGATCTCAACGGAGAAGCCAAAAAAGCAAGttgtcaaaagtaaaattttatggGTGCCTTTGAGGTATTTGGTTGAGCCTTTCTTCATCAAGTTCACAGTCCATCAAGAGCTGGTCGACAAGATTCGTCGACACTAATGTAGTTATCATAC
This region of Pocillopora verrucosa isolate sample1 chromosome 3, ASM3666991v2, whole genome shotgun sequence genomic DNA includes:
- the LOC136279601 gene encoding uncharacterized protein, encoding MIWLVETAVWKTIGNACLTFEELKEVFLDVEIALNGRPLSLVEDDAQLPVLTPNSMLFSQPNILAEMEVHYEENPQLRRRAKYLRKCKDVIWNRWTKEYLRGLRERHTVKYKDFLCGVEKGDVCVIKDDNKDRNKWKLEIVEELVAGRDGVVRAVKLRAGKSYLERAVQ